From Triticum aestivum cultivar Chinese Spring chromosome 4A, IWGSC CS RefSeq v2.1, whole genome shotgun sequence, a single genomic window includes:
- the LOC123088430 gene encoding eyes absent homolog — protein MEEVVPASANSQTPTGDAAADQPINVYVWDLDETLILLKSLLDGSFAGHFEGLKDHEKGTEIGKRWENIILELCDEHFFYEEIENYNQPYLSSLHEYDDGKDLTKYDFEADCFSSPFDDANKRKLAYRHRAIGDKYAKGLQKILDHRMFKVWSDLYSSTDKYTDGWLSSAHKLLEEALGKSTPEPAVKSSSINCIVTSGSLVPSIAKCLLYRLDDVVSSDNVYSSWESGKLQCFKWIKERHGGPNVRFCAVGDGPEERSAASIMKWPFVKIEIRPDAPHRFPGLSLSTIHGIMDAVYQSSGKDG, from the exons ATGGAGGAGGTTGTCCCTGCTTCAGCTAATAGCCAAACTCCGACTGGTGATGCCGCGGCAGATCAGCCTATCAATGTGTACGTGTGGGACTTGGATGAAACACTTATTCTGCTCAAGTCCCTGCTAGATGGGTCGTTTGCCGGGCATTTTGAAGGCCTCAAGGACCATGAAAAAGGTACTGAAATAGGCAAGCGCTGGGAGAACATCATTCTTGAACTCTGCGATGAGCACTTCTTCTATGAGGAG ATTGAGAACTACAATCAACCCTATCTCAGTTCTTTACATGAGTATGATGATGGAAAAGACTTGACAAAATATGACTTTGAGGCCGACTGCTTTAGTTCTCCTTTTGATGATGCGAATAAAAGGAAGCTTGCCTACAGGCATCGTGCTATTGGAGACAAGTATGCAAAG GGTTTGCAAAAAATTCTGGACCACCGCATGTTCAAAGTCTGGAGTGATTTGTATAGTTCAACAGACAAATATACTGATGGTTGGCTTTCTTCAG CTCATAAGTTGCTGGAAGAAGCGCTGGGTAAATCAACACCTGAGCCTGCTGTCAAATCTTCAAGTATCAATTGCATAGTGACTTCAGGGTCCCTGGTTCCGAGCATTGCCAAATGTTTGCTGTATCGCCTGGACGACGTGGTATCATCTGATAATG TTTACAGCTCGTGGGAATCGGGGAAGCTGCAGTGCTTCAAGTGGATCAAGGAACGGCACGGCGGCCCGAACGTCCGCTTCTGCGCGGTTGGAGACGGCCCCGAGGAGCGCAGCGCAGCTTCCATAATGAAATGGCCGTTCGTCAAGATCGAGATCCGCCCAGATGCTCCTCACAGGTTCCCCGGCCTGAGCCTGTCAACGATCCACGGCATCATGGATGCTGTGTACCAGTCATCGGGCAAAGACGGTTGA
- the LOC123088429 gene encoding ent-kaurenoic acid oxidase 1, which produces MGELVWAALAGVLVPLAAVALDAAVRAAHAWYWTASLGAGRRGRLPPGDMGWPLVGGMWAFLRAFKSGRPDSFIDSFARRFRRAGLYRAFMFSSPTILVTTPEACKQVLMDDDTFVTGWPKATVALIGPKSFVNMGYDEHRRLRKLTAAPINGFDALTSYLGFIDETVVTTLRGWADRGSDGHFEFLTELRRMTFRIIVQIFMGGADERTAAELERTYTELNYGMRAMAIDLPGFAYHKAIRARRRLVAALQRVLDERRARGCRKTAGVDMMDRLIAAEDEGGRRLQDDEIIDVLVMYLNAGHESSGHITMWATVFLQENPEILARAKAEQEAIMRSIPPGQKGLTLRDFRKMEYLSQVVDETLRFVNISFVSFRQATRDVSVNGYLIPKGWKVQLWYRSVHMDPQVYPHPNKFDPSRWEGPPPRAGTFLPFGLGTRLCPGNDLAKLEISVFLHHFLLGYKLTRKNPNCRVRYLPHPRPVDNCLAKITRVSSSH; this is translated from the exons ATGGGGGAGTTGGTGTGGGCGGCGCTGGCGGGGGTTCTGGTGCCGCTGGCCGCGGTGGCGCTGGACGCCGCGGTGCGGGCGGCGCACGCGTGGTACTGGACGGCGTCGCTGGGCGCCGGGCGGCGCGGCAGGCTGCCGCCGGGCGACATGGGGTGGCCGCTCGTCGGCGGCATGTGGGCCTTCCTCCGCGCCTTCAAGTCCGGCAGGCCGGACTCCTTCATCGACTCCTTCGCCCGACG GTTCCGGCGGGCCGGGCTGTACAGGGCGTTCATGTTCAGCAGCCCCACGATCTTGGTGACGACGCCGGAGGCGTGCAAGCAGGTGCTCATGGACGACGACACCTTCGTCACCGGGTGGCCCAAGGCGACCGTCGCGCTCATCGGGCCCAAGTCCTTCGTCAACATGGGCTACGACGAGCACCGCCGGCTGCGCAAGCTCACGGCGGCGCCCATCAACGGCTTCGACGCGCTCACCTCCTACCTGGGCTTCATCGACGAGACCGTGGTGACCACGCTCCGGGGCTGGGCGGACCGGGGCTCCGACGGCCACTTCGAGTTCCTCACGGAGCTGCGGCGCATGACGTTCCGGATCATCGTGCAGATCTTCATGGGCGGCGCCGACGAGCGCACGGCGGCCGAGCTGGAGCGCACCTACACGGAGCTCAACTACGGCATGCGCGCCATGGCCATCGACCTGCCCGGCTTCGCCTACCACAAGGCCATCCGCGCGCGCCGCAGGCTCGTGGCGGCGCTGCAGCGCGTGCTGGACGAGCGGCGGGCCAGGGGCTGCAGGAAGACCGCCGGGGTGGACATGATGGACCGGCTGATCGCCGCGGAGGACGAGGGCGGGCGGCGGCTGCAGGACGACGAGATCATCGACGTGCTCGTCATGTACCTCAACGCCGGCCACGAGTCCTCCGGCCACATCACCATGTGGGCCACCGTGTTCCTGCAGGAGAACCCCGAAATCCTCGCCAGGGCAAAG GCGGAGCAGGAGGCGATCATGAGGAGCATACCGCCGGGGCAGAAGGGGCTCACCCTCCGGGACTTCAGGAAGATGGAGTACCTCTCACAG GTGGTCGACGAGACGCTGCGCTTCGTCAACATCTCCTTCGTGTCGTTCCGCCAGGCGACCCGCGACGTCTCCGTCAACG GCTATCTGATACCCAAGGGGTGGAAGGTGCAACTCTGGTACAGGAGCGTGCACATGGACCCTCAGGTGTACCCTCACCCCAACAAGTTCGACCCTTCAAGATGGGAG GGCCCGCCGCCGAGGGCCGGGACGTTCCTGCCGTTCGGGCTCGGCACGAGGCTGTGCCCGGGCAACGATCTCGCCAAGCTCGAGATCTCTGTCTTCCTCCACCATTTCCTCCTTGGCTACAA GCTGACAAGGAAAAATCCGAACTGCCGGGTGAGGTACCTGCCGCACCCCCGGCCGGTGGACAACTGTCTGGCCAAGATCACCAGAGTCTCATCCTCCCATTGA